A region of Dictyostelium discoideum AX4 chromosome 1 chromosome, whole genome shotgun sequence DNA encodes the following proteins:
- the cxeA gene encoding cytochrome c oxidase subunit V has translation MSKIVKFLKELATPSHSMEFFHKPASNSLLDASELNFVRRNIKREDFGHEVLTGAFGTLKSPVIVESIFHSRIVACEGGDGEEHDILFHTVAEKKPTICLDCGQVFKLKHISSEGEVMYY, from the exons ATGTCcaaaattgttaaatttttaaaagagttAGCTACTCCATCTCACTCTATGGAATTTTTCCATAAACCAGCATCAAACTCTTTACTTGATGCATCAGAACTCAATTTTGTTAgaagaaatattaaaagag AGGATTTCGGTCATGAAGTCTTAACAGGTGCTTTTGGTACATTAAAATCACCAGTTATTGTTGAATCAATTTTCCATAGCAGAATTGTTGCCTGTGaaggtggtgatggtgaagaACATGATATTCTCTTCCATACTGTTGCTGAAAAGAAACCAACCATTTGTTTAGATTGTGGTCAAGTTTTCAAACTTAAACACATTAGCTCTGAAGGCGAAGTTATGTACTACTAA